In Mercurialis annua linkage group LG6, ddMerAnnu1.2, whole genome shotgun sequence, the following are encoded in one genomic region:
- the LOC126653888 gene encoding uncharacterized protein LOC126653888 — MNSIRSFIVLLIAVLSISEIMTACAGPNAAQCKQERTLDLNACKPVIYQKPPSAECCHRIRVSHAECFCPLMTPKLVKLLNVTKVIGIIEGCGRRVPRHFKCGSITR; from the exons ATGAATTCAATTAGGTCCTTTATTGTACTACTCATCGCCGTGTTAAGCATAAGTGAGATTATGACAGCTTGTGCTGGTCCTAATGCTGCCCAGTGCAAACAAGAGAGAACCCTCGACCTTAATGCTTGCAAGCCAGTCATATACCAGAAGCCGCCGTCGGCAGAGTGTTGCCACCGTATCAGAGTTTCACACGCCGAATGTTTTTGCCCTCTTATGACCCCTAAACTAGTTAAACTTCTTAACGTTACAAAAGTCATTGGAATCATTGAAGGTTGTGGTCGGAGAGTTCCTCGACATTTCAAGTGTGGAA GTATCACAAGATGA